The following DNA comes from Corynebacterium urogenitale.
GAATTCTCCCCTGGCCCATCCGTCCAGACCGATGAGGAGATCCTGGAGTGGGTGCGGAATGACGGTGAGACCGCTCTCCACCCATCCTGTACCGCGAAGATGGGCGCAGCTGAGGACGAGATGGCCGTCGTCGATCCGGAGTCTATGCAGGTCCACGGCACCGAGGGCCTCTACGTGGTGGATGCCTCCGTGATGCCGATCATCACCAACGGCAACATCTACGCCCCTGTGATGATGCTCGCAGAAAAGGCCGCTGACCTCATCCGCGGCATTAAGCCACTGGATCCAATCAACGTGCCGTTCTACCAGGCGAAGAAGGGCATGCCGCTCTACGCCGAAGGCGAGGCAGTCCGCGACCACGTCCATGCCATCCCTGGCGCGGATCACTAAGTGACCGCTAGCTTTCCGGTGAGGCTCCCGCGTCCAGTGCCTGGTGGTCGCGGGAACTAATGTCGCCAGCCTGGCGCGCCGCCTCGATGAGATCGGGGCGGCGTTGTGCTGTCCGGAGCAGTGATTGGTCGCGCCGCCACCTGTCGACCTTCTTGTGGTTTCCGCTGAGCAGCACTGGAGGAACCTCCAACCCCCGCCACTCGCGCGGTTTTGTGTAGCACGGTCCCTCTAACAGCCCGTCCTGGAAGCTGTCCTCCTGGTGGCTGGCTTGGTTTCCGAGCACACCGGGGATCAGGCGAACCATCGCTTCAGCCATAACCAGCACGGCCACTTCCCCACCAATGAGAACGTAATCACCGATGCTGATCTCTTCCACGCGGTAGGTCTTCGAAGCATCCTCGACAACCCGCTGGTCGATTCCCTCGTAGCGCCCGCAGGCGAACACCACATGTTCTTCCTTCGACCAGCGCTCTGCCATCTCCTGCGTAAACGGTCGCCCTGCCGGGGTGGGAACGATGAGCAGCGGGCGCGCATCCTCTGGCGTGCTGTTCTCCACCCCTCGTTGTTCCGTATCGACGCCAGCAGGCGCCCGCGTGGCGTCGCCCTTCAAGGCCGTAGGGGTACGGCGGTGCGGGGTGGAGGAGGTCAGATCCGTGCTCTCCGCGACCGGTCCTGAACCAGCGGCAACATCGTCCAGAGCAGGCCCCCACACCTCGGGCTTCATCACCATCCCTGGGCCTCCGCCATACGGCGAATCATCAACGGCCTGGTGCACATCGTGGGTCCACGAGCGCAAATTGTGCACACCTACGTGGAGAATTCCCTGCTCAATGGCCTTGCCCAGCAGCGCATGGCGCAAAGGTTCAAGGTATTCGGGAAAGATTGTTACGACGTCCAAACGCATAGCGCAGCTTTCACTCCCCAGCCCTAAAGTTCCAATAGGCCATCAGGAGGGGTGATGACCAGCGCCTCATTGTCCAAGTCCACGATGGGTACGATCGCTGTCCGGAAGGGGATGAGAACATTGGAACCCGCAGAAGTCAGCTGCGCGTCCTTGTCGATAGCAACCTCAAGGATCGTGCCCGCTGGGCCGTGCAGCACCCCGGTGACCTGTCCGATGTCCTCAGGCTCAGGCTGCGCCCCCTCATAAGCGCGGGCATTGGCGGTATCCGCATCCACATTGCCAACATTAAGGACGCGCAGACCTTCGAGCTCGTGGTCGTAGTAGGAGTCCTCATCATCCTCATCGAACAGCGGCGGGGCGAAGAAACGCACTCCGCGCAGGGATTCCGCAGCCGTCCGGTCCGGGATCTCCTCCGCGGTCAACAGAAGCCGACCCTGGTGCGGGCGGGTGGACTTGATCGTCAGGGTGATCTCCTTACCAGCCTGACGCCCCGTGAGCACCTCGCCCTTTTTGAACCGTTCCTCGGGCTGGTCCGTGGTCACCTCGACCACGATTTCCCCACGCACGCCGTGGGGTTTGATGACACGTCCGATCTGCAGTTCAACCATGCAGGTCAGTTTAATTCACGGGTGGGGCTAGATCACACCCTGGGCCAGCATTGCATCAGCCACCTTGCGGAAGCCAGCGATGTTAGCGCCGGTCACATAGTCCCCTGCCACGTCGTACTCCTCCGCCGTGTTCCGGCAGGACTTGAAGATATTGCGCATGATGCCCTTCAAGCGCTTATCGGTGTACTCGAAGCTCCAGGAATCGCGGGACGCATTCTGCTGCATTTCAAGCGCAGACGTCGCCACACCGCCGGCATTCGCGGCCTTACCCGGTGCGAAGTGAACCTTGCGCTTCCGGAACACGGCCACTGCCTCAGGGGTGCATGGCATGTTCGCACCCTCGGCGACGAACTTCACACCATTGTCTGCCAGCAGCTTGGCGGATTCACCATCCAACTCGTTCTGGGTGGCACATGGCAGGGCCACATCGGCCTCCACTTCCCAGATATTGCCGCCCTCGACAAACTTCGCACCATCAATTTCCTTGGCGTAAGTGGAGACACGCTCGCGACGCTTCTCCTTCACGTCCTTGAGCAGCTCGATGTCAACACCATCAGGGCAGAAGACATAACCGGAGGAATCGGAGAATGCCACAACCGTCGCCCCCAGCTCTTGGGCTTTCTCCATCGCGTAAATTGCCACGTTGCCGGAACCGGACACGATCACTCGGGCGCCGTCGAGGCGCTGGTCGGTGGCAGTCATCATCTCCTGGGTGAAGTACACAGTGCCATAACCGGTGGCTTCGGTACGAACCAAGGAGCCGCCCCACTGCAACCCCTTGCCAGTCAGCACGCCTGACTCGTGGCGGTTGTTCATGCGACGGTACTGGCCGAAGAGGTAACCGATCTCGCGGCCACCCACGCCGATGTCACCGGCGGGTACATCGACCTTATCGCCGATGTGGCGATGCAGCTCCGTCATGAAGGACTGGCAGAAGC
Coding sequences within:
- the trmD gene encoding tRNA (guanosine(37)-N1)-methyltransferase TrmD — protein: MRLDVVTIFPEYLEPLRHALLGKAIEQGILHVGVHNLRSWTHDVHQAVDDSPYGGGPGMVMKPEVWGPALDDVAAGSGPVAESTDLTSSTPHRRTPTALKGDATRAPAGVDTEQRGVENSTPEDARPLLIVPTPAGRPFTQEMAERWSKEEHVVFACGRYEGIDQRVVEDASKTYRVEEISIGDYVLIGGEVAVLVMAEAMVRLIPGVLGNQASHQEDSFQDGLLEGPCYTKPREWRGLEVPPVLLSGNHKKVDRWRRDQSLLRTAQRRPDLIEAARQAGDISSRDHQALDAGASPES
- the rimM gene encoding ribosome maturation factor RimM (Essential for efficient processing of 16S rRNA) translates to MVELQIGRVIKPHGVRGEIVVEVTTDQPEERFKKGEVLTGRQAGKEITLTIKSTRPHQGRLLLTAEEIPDRTAAESLRGVRFFAPPLFDEDDEDSYYDHELEGLRVLNVGNVDADTANARAYEGAQPEPEDIGQVTGVLHGPAGTILEVAIDKDAQLTSAGSNVLIPFRTAIVPIVDLDNEALVITPPDGLLEL
- the gdhA gene encoding NADP-specific glutamate dehydrogenase, with product MNVDQTINQYYEQILQRNAGEPEFHQAVAEVLESLKYVLQKDTHYANDGLIERMCEPERQIIFRVPWIDDAGNVQVNRGFRVQFNSVLGPYKGGLRFHPSVNLGIIKFLGFEQIFKNSLTGLPIGGGKGGSDFDPKGKSDREIMRFCQSFMTELHRHIGDKVDVPAGDIGVGGREIGYLFGQYRRMNNRHESGVLTGKGLQWGGSLVRTEATGYGTVYFTQEMMTATDQRLDGARVIVSGSGNVAIYAMEKAQELGATVVAFSDSSGYVFCPDGVDIELLKDVKEKRRERVSTYAKEIDGAKFVEGGNIWEVEADVALPCATQNELDGESAKLLADNGVKFVAEGANMPCTPEAVAVFRKRKVHFAPGKAANAGGVATSALEMQQNASRDSWSFEYTDKRLKGIMRNIFKSCRNTAEEYDVAGDYVTGANIAGFRKVADAMLAQGVI